The following coding sequences are from one Rutidosis leptorrhynchoides isolate AG116_Rl617_1_P2 chromosome 11, CSIRO_AGI_Rlap_v1, whole genome shotgun sequence window:
- the LOC139876795 gene encoding protein EARLY RESPONSIVE TO DEHYDRATION 15-like isoform X2 encodes MTLVSAQRPSTLNPNAPLFVPAAVRQVEDFSPQWWDLVTKSTWFHDYWLSQQQGAGGFFENAEDEFDFTDVADLLPDSIDADEETLVMESQYEQFLLSSELERRNAHTPNAFKQVRKFGLELDVKPMRERGPKSPLEIARYWEKPAKPVSPKSRTQRIQQPR; translated from the exons ATGACATTAGTTTCTGCACAGAGGCCTTCTACGCTTAATCCAAACGCCCCATTGTTTGTACCTGCTGCTGTGCGCCAAGTTGAAGATTTTTCCCCACAATGGTGGGACCTGGTCACAAAATCCACTTGGTTTCATGACTACTGGCTTAGCCAACAACAAGGTGCAGGCGGTTTCTTTGAAAACGCAGAAGACGAATTCGATTTCACCGATGTTGCTGATCTGCTTCCTGATTCTATTGATGCTGATGAAGAAACCTTAGTTATGGAATCACAGTATGAACAGTTCCTCCTTTCGTCTGAATTGGAAAGGCGAAACGCTCATACTCCAAATGCTTTCAAGCAAGTTCGCAAATTTG GTTTGGAATTGGATGTGAAACCAATGAGGGAAAGGGGGCCAAAGTCACCATTGGAGATTGCTAGGTATTGGGAGAAACCTGCAAAACCAGTTAGCCCAAAGTCACGCACACAACGCATTCAGCAACCTCGTTAA
- the LOC139876795 gene encoding protein EARLY RESPONSIVE TO DEHYDRATION 15-like isoform X1, whose amino-acid sequence MIFKITFDLLHRKMTLVSAQRPSTLNPNAPLFVPAAVRQVEDFSPQWWDLVTKSTWFHDYWLSQQQGAGGFFENAEDEFDFTDVADLLPDSIDADEETLVMESQYEQFLLSSELERRNAHTPNAFKQVRKFGLELDVKPMRERGPKSPLEIARYWEKPAKPVSPKSRTQRIQQPR is encoded by the exons ATGATCTTTAAAATTAC TTTTGATTTACTGCACAGAAAGATGACATTAGTTTCTGCACAGAGGCCTTCTACGCTTAATCCAAACGCCCCATTGTTTGTACCTGCTGCTGTGCGCCAAGTTGAAGATTTTTCCCCACAATGGTGGGACCTGGTCACAAAATCCACTTGGTTTCATGACTACTGGCTTAGCCAACAACAAGGTGCAGGCGGTTTCTTTGAAAACGCAGAAGACGAATTCGATTTCACCGATGTTGCTGATCTGCTTCCTGATTCTATTGATGCTGATGAAGAAACCTTAGTTATGGAATCACAGTATGAACAGTTCCTCCTTTCGTCTGAATTGGAAAGGCGAAACGCTCATACTCCAAATGCTTTCAAGCAAGTTCGCAAATTTG GTTTGGAATTGGATGTGAAACCAATGAGGGAAAGGGGGCCAAAGTCACCATTGGAGATTGCTAGGTATTGGGAGAAACCTGCAAAACCAGTTAGCCCAAAGTCACGCACACAACGCATTCAGCAACCTCGTTAA
- the LOC139874227 gene encoding calmodulin binding protein PICBP-like: MAIESSLTQEIWGKKKLQLDYLSPESSLTQGDSDSESNSVSSSMQSSISSATSSLDQNSTNVNNGVNHQSEKLKKSISKRFATFGSFISSRRRAQSKLSQSSVNISDDSLANVSQSSSIEVTDESSNYVQKPMPKFTRTGSLRSVKILRSKSKNKSTLKSKKSSINKKSEISEESNLERATFSSILKDSKFPAELKHQPDPFEPEEVLPVAKICPYQHCSLHGHHHHNHDPPKKRFDYLKRRTTNNQKTVKPKSQPLNKSSIKKREVKVTKMAPDDVNDDSIEFYAKSRSEPVSSYGHDDAELADLLFGVNNLQETKHEVHVSGDQDSSYVNNKHAENSDGSKSVIEKTKSSKKTNHLSMWHMIHQHMVSGLEAENGDTIISKLDEEKTPNKTDIDDAASQETEIRRMFAIKLVRDAIEKILLPEVQDDQSTTSEVISEQDLTENIRLEDEFTNERKEKSRAPEEPLEKETKKQAPKRWSYLKKVILLTKFVKELEKVKRFNPRKPKHLPLLPEPEPETVSLRRQTSGDKKSSDEWMLDYALQKVVGELAPTQKRKVSLLIKAFETVAPTQDDPQESTSNVDIRRVGSETKSKYEDDVDSVKTTSKVVSNPDLEKEKHLKMWHMIYQHVATDIVTKLGSDLLDDKESTNDEEKDLQEVEGQNDRNYRLQFTQSDAVKIVRESVNEILLPEASDTSSQDSQSVASDVASNQGDENEHEKIEKDFFTDSAVSRLQQQKSKNWSKLKKLILLKRSIKALEGFRKLKTRTPQPEIVKSEHEDEKVDLRRQMMDERKKAEQWMIDYAVQHIVMKLTPARKKRVSMLVEAFEAVVPFPEI; encoded by the exons ATGGCGATTGAATCATCTTTGACTCAAGAAATTTGGGGAAAAAAGAAACTGCAATTGGATTACCTTTCCCCTGAATCATCTCTGACTCag GGTGATAGTGATTCGGAATCCAATTCGGTTTCTTCATCAATGCAAAGCTCAATATCAAGTGCAACATCCTCACTTGATCAAAATAGCACTAATGTTAATAATGGAGTAAATCATCAAAGTGAAAAACTGAAAAAATCAATTTCAAAGAGATTTGCAACTTTTGGGAGCTTCATATCATCAAGAAGACGTGCACAATCGAAGCTCAGTCAATCTTCAGTCAACATATCCGATGATAGTTTGGCCAACGTCTCACAATCTTCTTCCATTGAAGTAACCGATGAATCATCTAATTATGTTCAG AAACCTATGCCAAAATTCACAAGGACAGGTAGTTTGAGGTCTGTCAAGATCCTCAGGAGCAAAAGTAAGAACAAGTCAACTCTCAAATCCAAAAAATCTTCAATCAACAAAAAATCAGAAATTTCTGAAGAATCGAATTTGGAACGAGCCACTTTTTCATCGATTCTCAAAGATTCGAAGTTCCCCGCAGAACTTAAACATCAACCCGACCCGTTTGAACCCGAAGAAGTACTTCCTGTAGCTAAAATATGCCCATATCAACACTGTTCATTgcatggtcatcatcatcataatcatgatcCTCCAAAAAAGCGATTTGATTATCTTAAACGACGCACTACAAATAACCAAAAAACCGTGAAGCCCAAAAGTCAACCTTTGAATAAAAGTTCTATCAAGAAAAGAGAAGTCAAAGTAACAAAAATGGCGCctgatgatgttaatgatgattCTATAGAATTTTATGCTAAATCAAGATCAGAACCTGTTTCGAGCTATGGTCATGATGATGCTGAGCTGGCTGATCTTCTATTTGGAGTCAACAACTTACAAGAGACAAAGCACGAGGTACATGTTTCAGGTGATCAAGATTCGAGTTATGTAAACAACAAGCATGCTGAAAATTCAGATGGGTCGAAGAGTGTTATTGAAAAGACGAAATCTTCAAAGAAAACAAACCATCTGAGCATGTGGCATATGATCCATCAACATATGGTATCTGGTCTTGAAGCAGAAAATGGTGACACAATAATTTCAAAATTAGATGAGGAGAAGACACCAAATAAAACAG ATATTGATGATGCTGCGAGCCAAGAAACTGAAATACGAAGAATGTTTGCAATCAAACTGGTACGAGATGCTATCGAGAAGATTTTGTTACCAGAAGTTCAAGATGATCAGTCAACTACGAGTGAAGTTATATCCGAACAAGATTTAACTGAAAACATTCGACTCGAAGATGAATTTACGAACGAAAGAAAAGAGAAATCGCGGGCCCCAGAGGAGCCCCTCGAAAAGGAAACCAAGAAACAAGCTCCAAAAAGGTGGAGTTACTTAAAGAAAGTTATTCTTTTGACAAAGTTCGTTAAGGAACTAGAAAAGGTGAAGAGGTTTAACCCGAGAAAGCCAAAACACCTTCCGTTATTGCCGGAGCCGGAACCGGAAACGGTTTCGCTCCGGCGACAGACGTCCGGAGACAAGAAAAGTTCCGATGAATGGATGCTTGATTATGCTCTTCAAAAGGTTGTTGGTGAGCTTGCGCCAACTCAAAAACGGAAAGTTTCTTTGCTTATAAAGGCTTTCGAAACCGTGGCCCCCACTCAAGATGATCCACAAGAATCAACATCAAACGTTGATATTCGTAGGGTCGGTTCGGAAACTAAAAGTAAATATGAAGATGATGTGGATTCGGTAAAAACAACTTCTAAAGTTGTATCGAATCCCGATTTGGAGAAGGAAAAACATTTAAAAATGTGGCATATGATATATCAACATGTGGCTACAGATATTGTTACGAAACTTGGATCTGATTTACTTGATGACAAAGAATCAACAAACGATGAAGAGAAAGATTTACAAGAAGTCGAGGGTCAAAATGATCGAAATTACCGACTTCAATTCACGCAAAGTGATGCTgttaaaattgttcgtgaatctgttAACGAAATCCTTCTTCCGGAAGCTTCTGACACGTCATCACAAGATTCTCAATCGGTTGCAAGTGACGTGGCATCCAATCAAGGCGATGAAAATGAACACGAAAAGATAGAAAAGGATTTCTTTACCGACTCAGCGGTTTCAAGATTACAACAACAGAAATCGAAGAATTGGAGTAAACTGAAGAAACTGATATTGCTTAAACGATCAATTAAGGCGTTAGAAGGTTTTAGGAAACTTAAAACGCGGACCCCGCAACCGGAAATTGTGAAAAGTGAACATGAAGATGAAAAGGTTGATTTAAGGCGACAAATGATGGATGAAAGGAAGAAAGCGGAACAATGGATGATTGATTATGCGGTTCAACATATTGTTATGAAGTTAACACCCGCTCGTAAGAAGAGAGTTTCCATGCTCGTTGAAGCTTTCGAAGCAGTTGTCCCGTTCCCAGAAATTTGA
- the LOC139874283 gene encoding uncharacterized protein, with protein MSNEQEQAFDQPCVAAVDHIYVYTKLLYIPNVKWLQQWLQTSVSVTMSVISDTVTMIIRDKHNRGKIGQTKVKRHWPGKASEWANNGGDEEGDDNIRMSRSSASLEKAFPSNIVKGDDDPRLRRLTKYKLDDDDDDDDDDDDDDDDDDDDDDKGEEVRAAADHRRFRQAMEIFNSTEEEEEKLLDCIDDNDDDDERRKRIKETCLQRERDEAKKMILEGEDEEEDESSSKYETDDDSEEEEMMGIAAMVKSVYVPNTEWDTIPEREKIRSAIEEELKGKVEKRKVETKKMLIEEIQKNIEEAGGANINIVADVETDDELNKAEEENAWKAREKARNKREENERVRRNTMSAEEWERNNSKPAGAPKRKRRFMQKYYHKGAFYQDDDIILRPKVMQVKHFGRSGRTKWTHLVNEDTSTTDYRIGPIYICGGIVHDDLTVCLLVIINNKQKQETVAQSSAEVEYVAAANSANQAIWLRRILEDMGEKQNEATQIFCDNKSAIAMAKNPVFHGRTKHIDIKYHFLRESCAKKDIELKYCKTEEQIADIFTKALPRPKFELLRNMLGVIPKNIKEEC; from the exons atgTCCAATGAGCAAGAACAAGCGTTTGACCAGCCGTGCGTTGCTGCGGTAGATCATATTTATGTTTACACAAAGCTATTGTACATTCCGAATGTGAAATGGTTACAACAATGGCTGCAAACT TCTGTTTCTGTTACGATGTCGGTAATTAGCGATACTGTTACTATGATAATTAGGGATAAACATAATAGAGGTAAAATAGGGCAAACGAAAGTCAAAAGACATTGGCCTGGTAAAGCTTCTGAGTGGGCCAATAATGGCGGTGATGAAGAAGGCGATGATAATATACGAATGTCGAGATCATCAGCTTCTTTAGAAAAAGCGTTTCCTAGTAATATTGTGAAAGGAGATGATGATCCTAGGTTGCGGAGGTTAACAAAGTATAagttggatgatgatgatgatgatgatgatgatgatgatgatgatgatgatgatgatgatgatgatgatgataagggaGAGGAGGTAAGAGCTGCTGCTGATCATCGAAGATTTAGGCAGGCGATGGAGATTTTTAATtcgactgaagaagaagaagaaaagttgtTGGATTGTATTgatgacaatgatgatgatgatgaaaggaggaagagaattaaggaaacgtgtctgcAGAGAGAGCGAGATGAAGCAAAAAAGATGATACTGGAAGGAGAGGATGAAGAGGAAGATGAATCATCATCTAAATATGAAACGGATGATGATTCGGAAGAAGAAGAGATGATGGGGATAGCAGCGATGGTGAAGTCGGTTTATGTACCGAATACGGAATGGGATACGATTCCTGAACGGGAGAAGATTCGATCTGCGATTGAGGAGGAGTTGAAGGGAAAAGTGGAGAAACGGAAGGTGGAAACGAAGAAGATGCTTATTGAGGAGATTCAAAAAAATATTGAAGAAGCAGGAGGAGCTAATATTAATATTGTTGCTGACGTGGAAACAGATGATGAGTTGAATAAAGCGGAAGAGGAAAACGCGTGGAAGGCTCGTGAGAAGGCGAGGAATAAACGAGAGGAGAATGAGAGAGTTAGGAGGAATACTATGAGTGCTGAAGAGTGGGAGAGGAATAATTCGAAGCCTGCCGGTGCACCTAAACGGAAACGGAGGTTTATGCAGAAGTATTATCATAAGGGTGCTTTCTATCAGGATGATGATATTATTCTTAGACCCAAGGTTATGCAAGTCAAGCACTTTGGTCGAAGTGGAAGGACAAAATGGACTCACCTTGTTAATGAAGATACTAGTACGACTGACTATAGGATCGGACCTATCTATATATGTGGTGGCATT GTACATGATGATCTCACCGTTTGTTTGTTAGTGATCATAAACAACAAACAA aaacaagaaacggtggcacaatcATCAGCCGAAGTCGAGTACGTAGCAGCtgcaaactcagctaatcaagctatatggctaagaagaatTCTAGAAGACATGGGCGAAAAACAAAATGAAGCCACTCAAATATTctgcgacaacaagtctgcaattgCAATGGCTAAGAATCCCGTGTTTCATGGCAGAACAAAACATATTGACATCAAATATCACTTTCTGCGAGAAAGCTGTGCCAAAaaagatattgaattaaaatactgcaaaACTGAGGAGCAGATTGCAGATATTTTCACAAAAGCGTTGCCAAGACCCAAGTTCGAGCTTTTACGCAACATGCTGGGAGTAATACCTAaaaacattaaggaggagtgttga